Proteins found in one Thalassophryne amazonica chromosome 1, fThaAma1.1, whole genome shotgun sequence genomic segment:
- the LOC117514490 gene encoding thymosin beta-4, translating to MADKPDMEEINKFDKTKLKKTETQEKNPLPSKETIEQEKAAGQ from the exons ATGGCTGACAAACCTGACATGGAGGAGATCAACAAATTTGATAAGACAAAGCTGAAGAAGACTGAGACGCAGGAGAAAAATCCCCTGCCTTCAAAAGAGA CCATTGAACAGGAAAAGGCGGCGGGACAATGA